Proteins from a single region of Halorubrum sp. 2020YC2:
- a CDS encoding histone, whose product MSVELPFAPVDGIIRRNAGELRVSADAAEELARRIQSHGAELAVDAAERATADGRKTLMAADFGVEQVVSREGLTLPVAPIDRIARLRIDDRYRVGVDARVALADILEDYADNVASAAATLARHADRRTVQAEDIETYFALFE is encoded by the coding sequence ATGAGTGTCGAGTTGCCGTTCGCGCCGGTCGACGGCATAATCCGGCGGAACGCGGGGGAACTCCGCGTCAGCGCGGACGCCGCCGAGGAGTTGGCCCGCCGGATCCAATCGCACGGCGCCGAACTGGCCGTCGACGCGGCCGAGCGGGCGACCGCGGACGGCCGGAAAACCCTGATGGCGGCGGACTTCGGCGTCGAGCAGGTCGTCAGCCGGGAGGGCCTCACGCTCCCGGTCGCGCCGATCGACCGGATCGCTCGGCTCCGGATCGACGACCGATACCGGGTCGGCGTCGACGCGCGGGTCGCGCTGGCCGACATCCTAGAGGACTACGCCGACAACGTTGCGAGCGCGGCCGCGACGCTGGCGCGCCACGCGGACCGGCGAACGGTACAGGCCGAGGACATCGAGACGTACTTCGCGCTATTCGAGTAG
- a CDS encoding RNA-guided endonuclease TnpB family protein, translating into MAKQVVTRTYAASIRNQSRVQDDLDSLGFAASKLWNIGRWTCSRIWDEIDHIPNHTELTAYLKTHERYDDLHSQSSQRVLQELAEAFNSWYGKRQNGDTKANPPGYRKHGDEHPRSTVTFKQKGFKLDTQYDRVRLSKGSNLKEYWSDFVLCKYQTRPDVDLSTVEDVQQVKIVWTGDEWELHFVCKVEIDVAETPGEKTVGVDLGINNFAALAYEDGHSELYPLNCLKQDDYYFSKRIARCDDSDSEQTTRLNQKKSARRTHYLHTLSKHIVQRCVDEEIGTIVVGNLSGIREDAENGESKDWGKHGNLDLHSWAFDRFTDLLEYKAEMKDITVEQVSERDTSKSCSCCGRKRDANRVERGLYVCDECGTVANADVNGAENIRQKVSPSSPTLSVNRSNGWLAQPSTFLFDKETGAFAPQERVTS; encoded by the coding sequence ATGGCGAAACAGGTCGTTACCCGCACCTACGCTGCTTCCATACGGAACCAGTCGCGGGTACAAGATGACCTTGATTCGCTCGGGTTCGCCGCCTCGAAACTCTGGAACATCGGACGGTGGACGTGTAGTCGGATCTGGGACGAAATCGACCACATTCCCAACCATACCGAACTCACCGCGTACCTCAAAACCCACGAACGCTACGATGACCTACATTCTCAGTCAAGTCAGCGAGTCCTTCAAGAACTCGCTGAAGCGTTCAACAGCTGGTACGGTAAACGACAAAACGGGGATACGAAAGCGAACCCGCCCGGCTACCGCAAACACGGCGACGAGCATCCGCGTTCCACAGTCACATTCAAGCAGAAAGGCTTCAAACTCGACACGCAGTACGACCGAGTTCGACTCTCCAAAGGCTCGAACCTGAAAGAGTACTGGTCGGATTTCGTCCTGTGTAAGTACCAAACTCGCCCGGACGTTGACCTCTCCACCGTAGAGGACGTCCAACAAGTCAAGATTGTCTGGACAGGAGACGAATGGGAACTACACTTCGTCTGTAAGGTCGAAATCGACGTGGCTGAAACCCCCGGTGAGAAGACTGTGGGTGTTGATCTCGGGATCAACAACTTCGCCGCGCTCGCCTATGAAGACGGTCACAGCGAGTTGTACCCGCTGAACTGCTTGAAACAGGACGACTACTACTTCAGCAAGCGAATCGCTCGGTGTGACGATTCGGACTCCGAGCAGACCACTCGGCTGAATCAGAAGAAGTCGGCCCGCCGCACCCACTACTTGCACACCCTCTCGAAGCATATCGTCCAGCGGTGTGTTGACGAGGAAATTGGAACGATCGTGGTGGGCAATCTCTCCGGTATCCGTGAGGATGCGGAGAACGGCGAGTCGAAAGACTGGGGTAAACACGGCAATCTTGACCTACACTCGTGGGCGTTCGACCGGTTCACCGACCTCCTCGAATACAAAGCCGAGATGAAAGATATCACGGTTGAACAAGTGTCTGAGCGGGATACCTCGAAGTCGTGTTCGTGCTGTGGCCGGAAGCGTGACGCGAACCGTGTTGAACGTGGACTGTATGTCTGCGATGAGTGCGGTACAGTGGCGAACGCGGATGTGAATGGGGCTGAGAACATTCGGCAGAAAGTATCTCCGAGTTCACCGACTCTCTCGGTGAATAGGAGTAACGGCTGGTTGGCACAGCCATCGACGTTCTTGTTTGACAAAGAAACTGGTGCGTTCGCACCTCAAGAACGGGTCACGTCGTAA
- a CDS encoding cation:proton antiporter translates to MIAAILVSGLAVQLLAHRLRVPSVIFYLAIGVVLGPEVLGLVTLETFGDGLEIIVGLSVAIIVFEGAFALRVDRIRRASTVSLRLVTVSAVVMFLGTTAAVRAFTDGTWEVALLIGALLVATGPTVITPILNVVRVRDHVATALETEGIVNDVTAAIVAVVIFETLLLDDLGVPATVLSFLQRFGVGIAAGLLATVAIYALLESDLVPERDVQASQFLVLSAAIGSFAAAEAVAAEAGIAAAATSGILLGNLGLDNREEIESFAENTTTIVLSFVFISLAALIDVEAIAALGVGVIAIVAVIMLVLRPLGAFIATLGVERFTRPERLFIASVGPRGIIPASVATLFAIELELAGSVAAGELLVGTVFAVIFATVLVEAGFARQIGEFLGVSPMRTIIIGGGRVGQALATRLENRGEYVVIVETDPEVVERARSEGFTVYEGDGSDTEALRGVNIGDAKRLIATTSDDDINLLACQLAITKFDVESVYSRVNDPNNVDAFDSIGVTGIDASTATAVAIDDEIERPALTHWMNELGDNHDVQEVEVTSEKLAGKTIRDLNAQIPDGTFVAVVSRDGENHVPSADTVLEIGDHVTFIGNTDAVRRAMDRFHPHD, encoded by the coding sequence GTGATCGCGGCGATACTCGTGTCGGGGCTGGCGGTACAGCTACTCGCTCACCGGCTGCGGGTGCCGAGCGTCATCTTCTACCTCGCGATCGGGGTGGTGTTGGGTCCGGAGGTGTTGGGACTCGTCACGCTGGAGACGTTCGGTGACGGGCTGGAGATCATCGTCGGCCTGAGCGTCGCGATCATCGTCTTCGAGGGCGCGTTCGCGCTCCGGGTCGACCGGATCCGGCGCGCGTCGACGGTGTCGCTCCGGCTGGTGACCGTCAGCGCGGTCGTGATGTTCCTCGGCACCACGGCGGCGGTCCGCGCCTTCACCGACGGCACGTGGGAGGTCGCGCTGCTGATCGGGGCGCTGCTGGTGGCCACCGGGCCGACCGTCATCACGCCGATCCTCAACGTGGTCCGGGTGCGAGACCACGTCGCGACCGCGTTAGAGACCGAGGGGATCGTCAACGACGTGACCGCCGCGATCGTCGCGGTCGTGATCTTCGAGACGCTGCTGCTCGACGACCTCGGCGTCCCCGCGACGGTGCTGTCCTTCCTCCAGCGGTTCGGCGTCGGGATCGCCGCGGGGCTGCTCGCCACCGTCGCCATCTACGCGCTGCTGGAGAGCGACCTCGTCCCCGAACGCGACGTACAGGCGTCGCAGTTCCTCGTGTTGTCGGCCGCGATCGGATCCTTCGCGGCCGCCGAAGCCGTCGCCGCGGAGGCGGGCATCGCGGCGGCGGCGACGAGCGGGATCCTCCTCGGCAACCTCGGGCTGGACAACCGCGAGGAGATAGAGAGCTTCGCAGAGAACACCACCACGATCGTCCTCTCGTTCGTGTTCATCTCGCTCGCCGCGCTGATCGACGTCGAGGCGATCGCCGCGCTCGGCGTCGGCGTGATCGCGATCGTCGCGGTCATCATGCTCGTCCTCCGACCGCTGGGCGCGTTCATCGCGACCCTCGGCGTCGAGCGGTTCACCCGGCCCGAGCGGCTATTCATCGCGAGCGTCGGGCCGCGGGGGATCATCCCGGCGAGCGTGGCGACGCTGTTCGCCATCGAGTTGGAGCTCGCGGGCAGCGTCGCGGCCGGCGAACTGCTCGTCGGCACGGTGTTCGCGGTCATCTTCGCGACGGTCCTCGTCGAGGCGGGGTTCGCGCGACAGATCGGAGAGTTCCTCGGAGTGTCACCAATGCGCACGATAATCATCGGCGGGGGTCGGGTCGGCCAGGCGCTCGCCACGCGACTGGAGAACAGGGGCGAGTACGTCGTTATCGTCGAGACGGACCCGGAAGTCGTCGAGCGGGCGCGCTCGGAGGGGTTCACGGTCTACGAGGGAGACGGGAGCGACACGGAGGCGCTCCGCGGCGTCAACATCGGGGATGCCAAGCGGCTCATCGCCACGACGAGCGACGACGACATCAACCTCCTCGCGTGTCAGCTCGCGATCACTAAGTTCGACGTCGAATCGGTGTACTCCCGGGTGAACGACCCGAACAACGTCGACGCCTTCGACAGCATCGGCGTCACCGGAATCGACGCCTCGACGGCGACCGCAGTCGCCATCGACGACGAGATCGAGCGGCCCGCGCTCACCCACTGGATGAATGAACTCGGTGACAACCACGACGTTCAGGAGGTGGAGGTGACCTCCGAGAAACTCGCGGGGAAGACCATCCGCGACCTCAACGCTCAGATCCCCGACGGCACCTTCGTCGCCGTCGTCAGCCGCGACGGCGAGAACCACGTGCCCTCGGCGGATACCGTCCTCGAAATCGGAGACCACGTCACGTTCATCGGCAACACCGACGCGGTCCGCCGGGCGATGGACCGGTTCCATCCGCACGATTAA
- a CDS encoding single-stranded DNA binding protein: MGAIEEVYEDLDTDVEFEEFEAAVEDKVEQMGGLADEETAAMLIAHELRDEEADTIADIEPGMNEVKFLGKVTAIGEVRTFERDDDEAEEGRVCNVDVADASGSVRVALWDDMAAAAEEELEVGQVLRVMGRPKEGYSGLEVSADKVEPDEDAEVDVQVLDTYRVEDLTLGASDVDLVGQVLDTDSIRTFDRDDGSEGRVANLTVGDETGRVRVTLWDGKADLAGEFEAGEVVEVGDGYVRERDGDLELHVGDRGTVERVDEDVEYVPETTDVDDLEIGQTVDIAGGVIETDPKRTFDRDDGSEGQVRNVRIRDETGEIRVALWGDKADREIELADRVVFTDVEIQDGWQDDLEASANWRSTVSVLDGGSDAAAGAASGASGSAAGRDGSDGGDRGADETGLGAFAEDGQKAAAEAVAGESGGDDESGASGGAAAATTERSAEDVEFTGTVVQTGDPVVLDDGQQTKSVDTDASLRLGEEITVRGPERDGTIDADDVF; encoded by the coding sequence ATGGGAGCCATAGAGGAGGTGTACGAGGACCTCGACACGGACGTCGAGTTCGAGGAGTTCGAGGCCGCCGTTGAGGACAAAGTCGAGCAGATGGGCGGACTGGCGGACGAGGAGACCGCCGCGATGCTCATCGCGCACGAGCTACGCGACGAGGAGGCCGACACCATCGCGGACATCGAGCCGGGGATGAACGAGGTGAAGTTCCTGGGGAAGGTGACCGCCATCGGCGAGGTTCGGACCTTCGAGCGCGACGACGACGAGGCCGAGGAGGGCCGGGTGTGTAACGTCGATGTCGCGGACGCCTCCGGCTCCGTCCGGGTCGCGCTGTGGGACGACATGGCCGCGGCGGCCGAGGAGGAGCTCGAAGTCGGGCAGGTCCTCCGCGTCATGGGCCGCCCCAAGGAGGGGTACAGCGGCCTCGAAGTGAGCGCCGATAAGGTCGAACCCGACGAGGACGCCGAGGTCGACGTCCAGGTGCTCGACACCTACCGGGTCGAGGATCTCACGCTCGGCGCGTCCGACGTGGACCTCGTCGGACAGGTGCTCGACACGGACTCGATCCGGACGTTCGACCGCGACGACGGCAGCGAGGGCCGCGTGGCCAATCTCACCGTGGGCGACGAGACCGGCCGCGTGCGCGTCACGCTGTGGGACGGCAAGGCCGACCTCGCCGGGGAGTTCGAGGCCGGCGAGGTCGTCGAGGTCGGGGACGGCTACGTCCGCGAGCGCGACGGCGACCTGGAGCTGCACGTCGGCGACCGCGGCACCGTCGAGCGCGTCGACGAGGACGTGGAGTACGTCCCGGAGACGACCGATGTCGACGACCTCGAGATCGGGCAGACGGTCGATATCGCCGGCGGCGTCATCGAGACCGACCCGAAGCGGACGTTCGACCGCGACGACGGCAGCGAGGGGCAGGTGCGCAACGTTCGGATCAGAGACGAGACGGGCGAGATCCGCGTCGCGCTGTGGGGCGACAAGGCCGACCGCGAGATAGAGCTGGCCGACCGCGTCGTCTTCACCGACGTCGAGATTCAGGACGGCTGGCAGGACGACCTGGAGGCGTCCGCGAACTGGCGCTCGACCGTTTCCGTCCTCGACGGGGGAAGCGACGCGGCGGCCGGGGCCGCGAGCGGAGCGTCGGGATCCGCCGCCGGGAGAGACGGTAGCGACGGGGGCGACCGCGGCGCGGACGAGACCGGGCTCGGCGCCTTCGCCGAGGACGGACAGAAGGCGGCCGCCGAGGCGGTCGCGGGCGAGTCCGGCGGGGACGACGAGAGCGGCGCGAGCGGCGGCGCCGCCGCCGCGACGACGGAACGGTCGGCCGAGGACGTCGAGTTCACCGGGACGGTGGTCCAGACGGGCGACCCGGTCGTGCTCGACGACGGCCAGCAGACGAAGTCCGTCGACACCGACGCGAGCCTCCGGCTCGGGGAGGAGATCACGGTCCGAGGGCCGGAGCGCGACGGCACCATCGACGCGGACGACGTCTTCTGA
- a CDS encoding histone deacetylase, with protein MRFGYSERCLEHDTGERHPENPDRLRAIRRGLTKRHGVEYVEADPAEKAAVAAVHDADYVDELESFVADGGGSWDPDTVASEGTWDAALTSAGLAQWAAREALDGLTGRQTPFAIGRPPGHHAVTDDAMGFCFFNNAAVAAQTVLDEDLADRVAIFDWDVHHGNGTQDIFYDRGDVFYASIHEDGLYPDTGALDETGEGDGEGTTANLPLAAGAGDADYLYAVDEGIAPAVDRFDPDLLIVSAGFDAHRHDPISRMRVSSEGYALLTDRIRTLADDVGAADAYVLEGGYGLDTLAEGVSMVHETYDGRTPVDADEDPDAKTETLVDDLLAELDL; from the coding sequence ATGCGGTTCGGCTACAGCGAGCGGTGTCTCGAACACGACACCGGCGAGCGACACCCGGAGAATCCGGACCGGCTGCGCGCGATCCGCCGCGGGCTCACGAAGCGCCACGGCGTCGAGTACGTCGAAGCGGACCCGGCCGAGAAGGCCGCGGTCGCGGCGGTCCACGACGCTGACTACGTCGACGAACTGGAGTCGTTCGTGGCCGACGGCGGCGGGAGCTGGGACCCCGACACCGTCGCCAGCGAGGGGACGTGGGACGCCGCGCTCACCTCGGCCGGACTCGCCCAGTGGGCGGCCCGCGAGGCGCTCGACGGGCTGACCGGCCGGCAGACGCCGTTCGCGATCGGCCGACCCCCGGGCCACCACGCGGTCACCGACGACGCGATGGGGTTCTGCTTTTTCAACAACGCCGCGGTCGCGGCCCAGACCGTCCTCGACGAGGACCTCGCGGACCGCGTCGCGATCTTCGACTGGGACGTCCACCACGGGAACGGCACGCAGGACATCTTCTACGACCGCGGCGACGTCTTCTACGCGTCGATCCACGAGGACGGCCTGTACCCGGACACGGGCGCCCTCGACGAGACCGGCGAGGGAGACGGCGAGGGGACCACCGCGAACCTCCCCTTGGCGGCCGGCGCCGGCGACGCCGACTACCTGTACGCGGTCGATGAAGGGATTGCGCCCGCGGTCGACCGGTTCGACCCCGACCTGCTGATAGTCTCCGCGGGCTTCGACGCGCACCGCCACGACCCGATCTCTCGGATGCGCGTCTCCTCTGAGGGGTACGCGCTGTTGACCGACCGGATCCGGACGCTCGCGGACGACGTCGGCGCCGCCGACGCGTACGTCCTCGAAGGCGGCTACGGCCTCGACACGCTCGCCGAGGGGGTCTCCATGGTCCACGAGACGTACGACGGGCGGACGCCCGTCGACGCCGACGAGGACCCGGACGCGAAGACCGAGACGCTCGTCGACGACCTGCTGGCGGAACTGGACCTTTGA